Proteins encoded together in one Armigeres subalbatus isolate Guangzhou_Male unplaced genomic scaffold, GZ_Asu_2 Contig297, whole genome shotgun sequence window:
- the LOC134203948 gene encoding ATP-binding cassette sub-family G member 1-like yields the protein MTLTSQSPLTEMVTNDATEVAIPLMDVSSTVLSFENLNYSVQQGSKRILQDVSGLFRSGRLAAIIGPSGAGKSSLLNVLSGFQVQGMEGRILVNNESVDRERYRQMVAYNPQEVMLLPTITVTETLLYAVDLRMSSSVSRFQKIKIVNDIIALLGLEECAHRQARVLSGGEKKRLSIGQELVSNPKIMFFDEPTSGLDSESSYQVMSYLKDLARQGRCIISVVHQPSSDLLELFDDIYVVAEGQCLYKGPLEDLTTAFADVGLICPQYFNRADFVIKMASKSCNEREKVQLLKDRMKAAPIENGYNNNKQDGNLEPKMVDRNDETSQYAISQWRQFAILTHRTFLGTIRNFTLTVLRFIGHILYGVIIGTVYYQIGNDGAKVISNVSYFMMILLFIVFANSMTVVLTFPLEMAVFIREYKSNCYSVGAYFFSKIVADFPLMIGGVICFHFIAYYMTGQVDETYRMLIFLSMCLLAGWYAQIYGMLGGCLFPIDVSPFIVPITLMPAVLFSGYFIRYDELFDVFKPLTYISPVRFALEGVSLASYGFGRKDLNCNEIFCYYRKARKILEMLDMEKSSIWVDVGGLAFIIIGLHIVVYVSLRFKVR from the exons atgaCCCTCACTAGCCAATCTCCATTAACCGAAATGGTTACAAACGATGCCACCGAAGTGGCCATTCCACTGATGGACGTCTCATCCACCGTGCTGTCGTTCGAAAATCTCAACTATTCCGTCCAGCAGGGCTCCAAACGTATTCTGCAGGATGTTTCCGGTTTGTTTCGTTCTGGTCGATTAGCGGCCATTATCGGACCTTCAGGGGCGGGGAAATCATCGCTGCTAAATGTGCTCAGCGGATTCCA GGTGCAAGGAATGGAAGGCAGAATTCTGGTGAACAATGAAAGCGTCGATCGTGAACGATACCGGCAGATGGTGGCCTACAACCCGCAGGAGGTGATGCTTTTGCCGACAATCACTGTCACTGAGACCTTGCTCTACGCGGTCGACCTGCGAATGTCATCCAGCGTGTCCCGAtttcagaaaataaaaatagttaacGACATCATTGCGTTGCTGGGTTTGGAGGAGTGTGCCCACCGACAAGCCCGGGTACTGTCCGGAGGCGAGAAGAAACGGCTTTCGATCGGACAGGAGTTAGTTTCCAATCCCAAAATAATGTTCTTTGATGAACCGACCAGTGGCCTGGACAGCGAATCGTCGTATCAAGTGATGTCCTATTTGAAGGATTTGGCGCGGCAAGGACGATGCATCATCAGTGTGGTTCATCAGCCTAGTTCGGATCTGTTGGAACTGTTCGACGATATCTACGTGGTTGCTGAAGGACAGTGTTTGTATAAAGGGCCCCTGGAAGATCTGACTACTGCCTTCGCAGATGTGGGTTTGATTTGCCCGCAGTATTTCAATCGAGCCGATTTCG TCATTAAAATGGCATCAAAGTCATGTAACGAACGCGAAAAAGTTCAATTGTTAAAGGATCGTATGAAAGCAGCACCCATTGAGAACG gttacaacaacaacaaacagGATGGAAATCTAGAACCGAAAATGGTCGATAGGAATGATGAAACCTCACAGTACGCCATTTCTCAATGGCGTCAGTTCGCCATTCTTACACATAGAACATTTCTGGGTACCATCCGTAACTTCACGCTGACTGTGCTGCGATTCATTGGTCACATTTTGTACGGCGTCATTATCGGCACAGTCTATTATCAAATCGGAAACGATGGGGCCAAAGTTATCTCAAACGTATCCTATTTTATGATGATACTTCTGTTCATCGTATTTGCTAACTCTATGACTGTCGTCCTCACAT TCCCACTGGAGATGGCCGTGTTCATCCGGGAGTACAAGTCCAACTGCTACTCGGTCGGAGCCTACTTCTTCTCGAAGATCGTAGCGGACTTCCCACTCATGATCGGCGGGGTAATCTGTTTCCACTTCATTGCTTACTACATGACGGGGCAGGTCGACGAAACCTATCGGATGTTGATTTTCTTGAGCATGTGCCTGCTGGCTGGATGGTACGCGCAGATCTACGGAATGCTCGGAGGTTGTCTGTTCCCGATTGACGTGAGTCCCTTCATTGTGCCTATCACGTTGATGCCGGCGGTCCTGTTCAGTGGGTACTTCATCCGCTACGACGAGCTGTTCGACGTGTTCAAACCGCTGACGTACATTTCGCCGGTTCGATTCGCCCTGGAGGGAGTCTCGCTGGCGTCCTACGGTTTCGGGAGGAAGGACTTGAACTGCAATGAGATATTCTGCTACTACCGGAAAGCAAGGAAGATCCTTGAGATGCTGGATATGGAGAAGAGCTCCATATGGGTGGATGTAGGTGGGTTGGCATTTATTATTATAGGATTGCATATTGTGGTATATGTTAGCTTACGCTTTAAGGTACGGTAA